Proteins encoded within one genomic window of Sphingomonas sp. NBWT7:
- the cysD gene encoding sulfate adenylyltransferase subunit CysD — MTAYSLTHLERLEAESIHIMREVVAESERPVMLYSVGKDSAVMLHLARKAFYPAPPPFPLLHVDTTWKFKAMYELRDRMARESGMELLVHKNPEAETRGINPFDHGPLHTDMWKTEGLKQALDKYGFDVAFGGARRDEEKSRAKERVFSFRSANHRWDPKNQRPELWNLYNARKARGESIRVFPISNWTELDIWQYIQLNDIPIVPLYFSAKRPTVERDGLLLMVDDDRFPLRAGEVPVERSIRFRTLGCYPLTGAVESEAATLSDVIQEMLLTTTSERQGRAIDKDAGAASMEKKKQEGYF, encoded by the coding sequence ATGACCGCGTATAGTCTCACCCATCTCGAACGGCTCGAAGCTGAGTCGATTCACATCATGCGCGAGGTCGTTGCCGAGAGTGAGCGACCGGTAATGCTCTATTCGGTGGGCAAGGATTCGGCGGTCATGCTGCACCTTGCCCGCAAGGCCTTCTACCCCGCCCCGCCGCCCTTCCCGCTGCTCCACGTCGACACCACGTGGAAGTTCAAGGCGATGTACGAGCTGCGCGATCGTATGGCGCGCGAGAGCGGAATGGAGCTCCTCGTTCACAAGAACCCGGAGGCCGAGACGCGCGGGATCAATCCGTTCGATCACGGTCCCCTGCACACCGATATGTGGAAGACCGAGGGGCTGAAGCAGGCGCTCGACAAATACGGTTTCGACGTTGCCTTCGGCGGCGCACGCCGCGACGAGGAGAAGAGCCGCGCCAAGGAACGTGTCTTCTCGTTCCGCTCGGCCAATCACCGCTGGGATCCTAAGAACCAGCGCCCGGAACTGTGGAACCTCTACAATGCCCGCAAGGCGCGCGGCGAGAGCATACGCGTTTTTCCGATCTCGAATTGGACCGAGCTGGATATCTGGCAGTACATCCAGCTCAACGACATACCGATCGTCCCGCTTTACTTCTCGGCGAAGCGCCCGACCGTCGAGCGAGACGGGCTGCTGCTGATGGTCGACGACGATCGCTTCCCGCTGCGCGCGGGCGAGGTTCCGGTCGAACGATCGATCCGTTTCCGCACGCTCGGCTGCTACCCACTCACCGGCGCGGTCGAGAGCGAGGCGGCAACTCTGTCGGACGTGATCCAGGAAATGCTGCTCACTACCACCAGCGAGCGCCAAGGCCGCGCGATCGACAAGGATGCCGGCGCCGCCAGCATGGAAAAGAAGAAGCAGGAGGGATATTTCTGA
- the cysN gene encoding sulfate adenylyltransferase subunit CysN encodes MSSIVQTTVDQQSAYQVDALIAQDIDAYLDRHQHKSLLRFITCGSVDDGKSTLIGRLLYDSKMIFEDQLAALESDSKKVGTQGQEIDFALLVDGLAAEREQGITIDVAYRFFATEKRKFIVADTPGHEQYTRNMVTGASTADLAVILIDARKGVLTQTRRHSYLAHLIGIRNIVLAVNKMDLVGYDQARFDEIVADYTAFAESIGIADFTALPISGFKGDNITARSSNTPWYSGPSLVEHLETVEIDTEADQAKPFRLPVQWVNRPNLDFRGFAGLIASGTIKPGDPVRILPSGKTSTVARIVTLDGDLDQAVAGQSITLTLADEIDCSRGDVIAAADAPPQVADQFEATIVWMAEDEMLPGRSYWLKLGTQTATATVQAPKYQINVNTMEQLAAKTLDLNAIGVANLSTDKPLVFEPYADSHALGRFILVDKLTNATVAAGMLHFALRRAQNVHWQPTDVSRETLAALKNQKPVVLWFTGLSGAGKSTIANIVEKKLVRMNRHTFLLDGDNVRHGLNRDLGFTDADRVENIRRVGEVAKLMTDAGLIVVTAFISPFRAERDMVRQMMRPGEFIEVHIDTSLEEAERRDVKGLYAKARAGQLANFTGIDSPYEPPEDPEIRIDTAQLTPEEAAELIIQRIIP; translated from the coding sequence ATGTCCAGCATCGTTCAAACCACCGTCGATCAGCAATCCGCCTACCAGGTCGATGCGCTCATCGCGCAGGACATCGACGCCTATCTCGATCGCCACCAGCACAAGTCGCTGCTCCGCTTTATCACCTGCGGTTCGGTCGACGATGGCAAGTCGACGCTGATCGGCCGCCTGCTCTATGATTCGAAGATGATCTTCGAGGATCAGCTGGCCGCGCTCGAATCCGATTCGAAGAAAGTCGGCACACAGGGACAGGAGATCGACTTCGCCCTTCTCGTCGACGGCCTCGCTGCCGAGCGCGAGCAGGGCATCACGATCGACGTCGCCTATCGCTTCTTCGCGACCGAGAAACGCAAGTTCATCGTCGCCGACACGCCGGGCCACGAACAGTACACCCGCAACATGGTCACCGGCGCCTCGACCGCCGATCTCGCGGTAATCCTGATCGACGCACGCAAGGGCGTGCTTACGCAGACGCGCCGCCACTCGTACCTCGCGCACCTCATCGGAATCCGGAACATCGTGCTCGCTGTGAACAAGATGGACCTCGTCGGTTACGACCAAGCCCGCTTCGACGAGATCGTCGCCGACTATACCGCCTTTGCGGAATCGATCGGCATCGCCGATTTCACCGCGCTGCCGATCTCGGGGTTCAAGGGCGACAATATCACCGCCCGCTCGTCAAACACCCCGTGGTACAGCGGCCCGTCACTGGTCGAGCATCTCGAGACTGTCGAGATCGATACTGAAGCCGATCAGGCAAAACCCTTTCGCTTGCCAGTGCAGTGGGTCAACCGCCCCAACCTCGATTTCCGCGGCTTTGCCGGTCTCATCGCGAGCGGCACGATCAAGCCGGGCGACCCCGTCCGCATCCTTCCCTCGGGCAAGACCTCGACCGTCGCACGCATCGTCACGCTCGACGGTGATCTCGACCAGGCGGTGGCCGGCCAGTCGATTACGCTCACGCTTGCGGACGAGATCGATTGCTCGCGCGGGGACGTCATCGCGGCCGCCGATGCCCCGCCGCAGGTCGCCGACCAGTTCGAGGCAACGATCGTCTGGATGGCTGAGGACGAGATGCTGCCCGGCCGCTCCTACTGGCTGAAGCTCGGCACGCAGACCGCGACCGCGACGGTGCAGGCGCCGAAATATCAGATCAACGTCAACACGATGGAGCAGCTTGCGGCGAAGACCCTTGATCTCAATGCGATCGGCGTCGCCAATCTGTCGACCGACAAGCCGCTGGTGTTCGAACCCTATGCCGATAGCCATGCGCTGGGCAGGTTCATCCTCGTCGACAAGCTGACCAACGCCACCGTTGCCGCGGGCATGCTCCACTTCGCGCTGCGCCGCGCGCAGAACGTCCACTGGCAGCCGACCGACGTCAGCCGCGAAACGCTCGCCGCGCTCAAGAACCAGAAGCCCGTCGTCCTGTGGTTCACCGGCCTCTCGGGCGCCGGCAAATCGACCATCGCCAATATCGTCGAGAAGAAGCTGGTGCGGATGAACCGCCACACCTTCCTGCTCGATGGCGACAACGTGCGCCACGGCCTCAACCGCGATCTCGGCTTCACCGATGCAGATCGCGTCGAGAACATCCGCCGCGTCGGTGAGGTCGCCAAGCTGATGACCGACGCCGGCCTGATCGTCGTCACCGCGTTCATCTCACCCTTCCGCGCCGAACGCGACATGGTGCGCCAGATGATGCGCCCTGGCGAGTTCATCGAAGTGCACATCGACACCTCGCTTGAGGAAGCCGAGCGCCGCGACGTCAAGGGCCTCTACGCCAAGGCGCGCGCGGGACAACTCGCCAACTTCACCGGCATCGACAGTCCGTACGAGCCGCCAGAGGATCCCGAGATCCGCATCGACACCGCGCAGCTGACGCCGGAGGAAGCCGCCGAGCTGATCATTCAGAGGATCATCCCGTGA
- a CDS encoding 3'(2'),5'-bisphosphate nucleotidase CysQ produces MTDAELAAHLAETAGRILIEVRNAGIFSDKALGKAGDQTANQFLVHAIREARPNDGLLSEEMKDDGARLAKSRVWIVDPVDGTREYGEKRADWAVHVGLAIDGEPVIGAVALPDAGLVLRSDHPAPVPPSPTPLRMLVSRTRPAKEALAVAERLGADLVPMGSAGAKAMAVVRGDADIYLHSGGQFEWDSMAPVAVALAHGLHCSRIDGSPLIYNQQEVYLPDLLICPKPLATEILTIIAGLDTAT; encoded by the coding sequence ATGACCGATGCCGAACTCGCCGCGCACCTTGCTGAGACCGCCGGCCGCATCCTGATCGAGGTGCGCAATGCCGGCATCTTCTCCGACAAGGCGCTCGGCAAGGCGGGTGACCAAACCGCCAACCAGTTCCTCGTCCACGCGATCCGCGAGGCACGCCCCAACGACGGGCTGCTGTCGGAGGAGATGAAGGACGATGGCGCGCGGCTCGCCAAGTCACGCGTCTGGATCGTCGATCCCGTCGATGGCACGCGCGAATATGGCGAGAAGCGCGCCGATTGGGCGGTTCATGTCGGTCTCGCGATCGATGGCGAACCCGTGATCGGCGCGGTGGCGCTGCCCGATGCCGGGCTCGTGCTGCGTTCCGATCATCCCGCGCCGGTACCGCCCTCGCCCACGCCGCTGCGTATGCTCGTCAGCCGCACGCGTCCGGCGAAGGAGGCGCTCGCGGTCGCCGAGCGGCTCGGCGCCGATCTCGTCCCGATGGGCTCGGCGGGCGCCAAGGCGATGGCCGTCGTGCGCGGTGATGCCGACATCTACCTCCACTCGGGCGGACAGTTCGAATGGGATTCGATGGCTCCGGTCGCGGTGGCGCTGGCGCACGGACTGCACTGCTCGCGGATCGACGGTAGCCCGCTGATCTACAACCAACAGGAAGTCTATCTGCCCGATCTGCTGATCTGTCCCAAGCCACTCGCCACCGAAATACTGACGATCATCGCCGGTCTCGACACCGCCACATGA
- a CDS encoding dienelactone hydrolase family protein: protein MGEMIDVTALNGEGDFKAYRADPSDTPRAAIVVIQEVFGVNPGIRQKCDRLAAQGYLAIAPDLFWRIKPGVELNPDVPEELQAGLDLFGQFDQDAGIRDIEATILRARDLLGGTGKVGAVGYCLGGRLAFMTACRTDVDASVGYYGVGIDGLLGEKHAIANPVLLHIPTEDGFVDKATQAAMHAGLDDHPKVTLYDYAGEDHGFATEMGDRRSEKSATLADQRTAAFFAEHLG, encoded by the coding sequence ATGGGTGAGATGATCGACGTCACGGCGCTGAACGGCGAGGGCGATTTCAAGGCCTATCGCGCGGATCCGTCCGATACGCCGCGCGCCGCGATCGTCGTTATCCAGGAGGTGTTCGGCGTCAATCCGGGGATCCGGCAGAAGTGCGATCGGCTGGCGGCACAAGGCTATCTCGCGATCGCGCCCGATCTGTTCTGGCGCATCAAGCCGGGCGTCGAGCTCAACCCGGATGTGCCCGAGGAATTGCAGGCTGGTCTCGACCTGTTCGGCCAGTTCGACCAGGATGCCGGCATCCGCGACATAGAGGCGACGATCCTTCGCGCGCGCGACCTGCTCGGCGGTACCGGGAAGGTGGGCGCGGTGGGCTACTGCCTCGGTGGGCGTCTCGCGTTCATGACGGCGTGCCGGACCGACGTGGACGCGAGTGTCGGCTATTACGGTGTCGGGATCGACGGGCTGCTCGGCGAGAAGCATGCGATCGCCAACCCGGTGCTGTTGCATATCCCGACCGAGGACGGTTTTGTCGACAAGGCGACGCAGGCGGCGATGCACGCCGGGCTCGACGATCATCCGAAGGTCACGCTGTACGATTACGCCGGCGAGGATCACGGCTTCGCGACCGAGATGGGCGACCGCCGCTCGGAAAAGTCGGCGACGCTGGCGGATCAGCGCACCGCGGCGTTTTTCGCCGAGCATCTCGGGTGA
- a CDS encoding DUF6489 family protein, which yields MKVTIEVDCTPQEARGVMGLPDLTPLHDRYVTMMQETMQGNLRPELLENMVMSWAPMGDAGAAFWRRLFEAGTKPGG from the coding sequence ATGAAGGTCACGATCGAGGTCGATTGCACGCCGCAAGAGGCGCGCGGCGTCATGGGCTTGCCCGATCTCACGCCACTGCACGATCGCTACGTCACGATGATGCAGGAGACGATGCAGGGCAATCTGCGCCCCGAACTGCTCGAGAATATGGTCATGAGCTGGGCGCCGATGGGCGATGCCGGCGCCGCCTTCTGGCGCCGCCTGTTCGAGGCGGGAACCAAGCCGGGCGGCTGA